A region from the Dethiosulfovibrio faecalis genome encodes:
- a CDS encoding tyrosine-type recombinase/integrase — MDFVHPIKDKHEVEAMKKVLKNGRLRDYALFDLGIKSALRISGLLALTVKNVTTDKGAVRGHITLKKSKTDREDQRLPDWTVNKRSHQ; from the coding sequence ATGGACTTCGTCCACCCCATCAAAGACAAGCACGAGGTTGAGGCTATGAAGAAGGTACTCAAGAACGGCCGTCTGAGGGACTACGCGCTCTTCGACCTCGGCATTAAATCTGCCCTTCGAATCTCTGGCCTCCTCGCCTTAACGGTTAAGAACGTGACCACAGACAAGGGCGCTGTTCGGGGCCATATCACCCTGAAGAAGTCCAAGACCGACCGGGAAGACCAAAGACTTCCCGATTGGACCGTTAACAAGAGAAGCCATCAATGA
- a CDS encoding DUF2000 family protein has translation MNGKKLVLLLNENLPSGVMANTAAILGVSLGRRFPLIIARTKAAIVAPNEIKVLPRYSIKEDEV, from the coding sequence TTGAATGGAAAGAAGCTCGTCCTGTTGCTGAACGAAAACCTCCCTTCGGGAGTGATGGCCAACACAGCGGCCATTTTGGGCGTATCTCTAGGGCGGAGGTTCCCACTCATTATCGCTAGGACTAAAGCCGCAATTGTTGCTCCCAACGAAATAAAAGTGCTCCCGCGGTATTCTATCAAGGAAGATGAAGTATGA
- a CDS encoding tyrosine-type recombinase/integrase, with amino-acid sequence MLLPYRKSSKAVGKEQAYRILNSTARTVRIKNTIGTHILRKTFAYHAYKSGHNLSMIQNLLNHSAPSVTLRYIGITKEEMDNIFLTLNL; translated from the coding sequence ATGCTTCTTCCCTATAGGAAGAGTTCCAAGGCTGTCGGAAAAGAACAGGCCTACCGCATCCTCAACAGTACAGCACGAACAGTAAGGATCAAGAATACCATCGGCACTCACATTCTGCGGAAGACCTTTGCCTATCATGCCTACAAAAGCGGTCATAACCTGTCCATGATTCAGAATCTCCTCAATCACTCTGCTCCTTCGGTCACACTAAGGTACATCGGCATAACCAAAGAGGAGATGGATAACATCTTCCTGACCTTGAACCTCTAA
- a CDS encoding helix-turn-helix domain-containing protein — protein MPLAEVACSAGFSDQSHLTNCFKKILGITPKRYFMSFG, from the coding sequence ATGCCCCTAGCGGAGGTAGCCTGTTCCGCCGGATTCAGCGATCAAAGCCATTTAACCAACTGTTTCAAGAAGATATTGGGAATAACGCCGAAACGTTACTTTATGTCTTTCGGGTAA